In Spirosoma sp. KUDC1026, the sequence GACTACATCCCAGAACTAGCTTTTTATAGGGGGGGTAACTATTAGACAGTTACTCAACCTACCTAGATGGGGTAGTGGGCGACGGGATGGTCAATTCAACGGTCGGTGATCTGCTCTTGTGGGATCAGGCATTGTATACCGACAAACTGATCAACGACACAGACCGGCAAGCAATCTTTTCGGGGGCTACGCTAGCAAGCGGAGCAAGGACGGACTATGGTTTTGGTTGGGCTTTACTGGACAGTAAGCCCTATGGCCGGATCGTCAACCATACGGGCGGCTGGGCCGGTTATATTAGCTTGATTGAGCGTCATCTGGACACGGGAATGACCATTATCATGCTGCAGAACAACGCCACTGATCGGATCCAGATACCGCTCAAAGTGGTGAGGAAAATTCTTTATCACGAGCCGTTAGTGACAGAGGGATTGAAGCCTGTGTCCACTTCAGCAAGTTTGGAAAAGTACGTTGGTCTCTACTCGGCATCGACGATTCCGCTGAAGCTTGCCGTCTTTATCCGCGACAACTCCTTGTGGGCCCAAGGTCAGGCAGCTGGCCAACGCCCCTTCCGGCTGGACGCTTATAAGCATCACACGTTCAAGTACGAGGCTGCCTCAATACGGATGGTTTTTGATCCCGAGAAACGTACCCTATCCTTTGAGCAAGGCGATAAGGTCTCCCACATTTTTGCGAAAGAACAGTAAGTAGATGACTCAGTAAACCACCCGTCCCAGTAAACGCTCCCAAGTTGAGATGAATAAGGGTTCGTTCAGTTACCCCTTGACTGGTGCAACTGAATGAACCCTTATTTTTATTGTCTAGCTAACCAATACCCGGTTGCAACTGGCACAATCTGGAAGGGAAACAAGGGGAAAATCTAGCTTTTCCATTCTTTGCTCATTAACTGTACCCAAAACCGCTTTCGCCAGAAAGCCGCGCTCAGTTTCTACCGGCGCGGCTTTCTGGCGAAAGTCAGCATAATGCGACAAGCACTTATTAGCCTCTAGGGCAACGGGGCCGATCGTTCGCTACTTCAGCTTGACACCCTGAGCTTCCATTTGCTTCTGCAGGGCAGCATGATTGGCCAAAAACTGCGCGTGCTGCTGCTCCGTACGCGTTGTCCCCAGGCTTTCCAATTTTTGCTCTAGCTCCCTGGCGGGTAAATCTGCTCCATAGCAGGGGGTGCCGGGCTGCTGTCGCCACGACTCATGCAGACTACCATTATCCACCGCATCGAAGCCCAACTCTTCCACCAGATCCATCACTTTCTGCTTGGCCATGGGGTCATCGCCGGCTACAGGCAGAGCGATACGGCCGGGGGTACCAACGGGCTTGCCTAATTTTTCAAGGTGGTCGGCCATGATATTGTTGAATACCTTTATCACAGGCCGACCAAGGTGCTGCTCTACCCACTCACTTTCGGTCAGTTCACCCTGCTCAAGTTCGGGGATGTGTCCATCCCGCTATATATTCCGGCATAAAGTAAGCCAGTCATTCCGGCCCAATCCGGCCGGGTATTCCGGCACAAAATGGGCCATCGTGGATAAGTGAGCCAAGACCCCTAGTTTGGCCCTGACGTGAACGAACATCACTCACGTTTGTAGTCAAGCATGGCTAACTCTCGCTTACCTATGTTTCAACTCCGTCGGATTCTTCAACTCCGCCAGCAGGGCTTCAGCCAGCGCCGGATTGCTTCGGCTTTAGCCATTTCCCGAACCACCGTCGAACACTATTTGCGTATAGTCGAAGCGCATTTTTCGGACTTGGCTCAGGCTTTGAGCTGGCAGGATGATCAACTTCACCGCCTGTTCACTCATCGTGTACCCCAACCAGAGGCCGATCGGCTGGGTGATCTCTACCAACGATTTGAGAACTACGAAGCCCAATTGGCCAAGCCGGGTGTGACCCGCCATCACTTATGGCTAGCTTATAAGCAGGCTAACCCCAATGCCATCCAGTACTCCCAATTTTGTGAGCGCTACCGGACCTGGCGACTCAACCAGCAGACGGTGATGCACCTGGAGCACAAAGCTGGGGAGACGCTTTTCGTCGATTATGCCGGTAAAAAGCTAGCCCTGGTCGATCCAACTACCGGTCAGCCTCAGCCAGTCGAGCTTTTTGTCGCCGTGCTGGCCTGTTCCCAACTCACTTTTGCTAAAGCGGTTGCCAGTCAGCGAAAAGCCGATTTCCTACAAGCCTTATCCGATGCGCTAACCTACTTTGGTGGTGTCCCCGAGGCCATTGTGCCCGATAACCTGAAAGCCGCCGTGACCAAAGCCAACCGCTATGAGCCTGATCTGAACGAGTCGATTGAAGACTTTGCGGCTCATTACAGTACCTGTATCTATCCAGCCCGTAGTGGCAAGCCGCGCGATAAAGCGCTGGTGGAGAAGACCATCTCCATTCTCTATAGTCGGGTATATGTTCCCCTACAAGAACAGAGCTTTCACTCTTTGAAGGAACTGAACCAAGCTATTGCTCAACAAGTAGAAGTCCACAACCGGCAGTGCTTTCAGGGTAAGCCCTACTCAAGACGTCAGCGTTTTGAGACCCTGGAAGAAGCCACGCTGATGCCTTTGCCGCTACAGCCTTACCGGTCCAAAGCCTTTCGCATGGCCAAAGTGCATCCCAACTGTCATGTACTGTTAGGGGAAGACAAGCACTATTATAGCGTACCCTACCGGCATGTGGGCCAGAGCGTTAAGCTGGTTTACACCGCTCAGACCGTGGAGATTTACCATGATCATCAGCGGATTGCGCTTCATGAGCGCCAACCCGAGGCCTATCAGTACACCACCCGTCGCGAACACCTGCCCAGCCAACAACAATGGCTGAGCCAGTGGTCTGCGGAGTACTTTATCGATCAGGCCAGCCAGATCGGTCCCCATACTCGACTGGCCATTCAGGAACTGCTCCACACGCGGAGCTATCCCCAACAGGCCTTCCGTTCCTGTGCCGGCGTACTATCGCTGGTAGCCAAGGTTGGCCAGCAACGCCTGGAGGGGGCCTGTGAGCGGGCGTTAACGTATGGGGCTGTCTCCTACAAGTTGATCCGTAGCATCCTGGAGCGCAATTTAGATAAGACTACCTCAACGGAGGTAACCCATAAGCCTCTGCCAACTCATGAGAACATCCGGGGAGCCGATGTCTATCAATAATAAAGGGGTAAAGGGGATAAAAAGAGCTAACCATTAAACCATCAACTCATGAATACACAAGCAACCCTCGAGCGCATGCGTCAATTAAAATTACAGGGCATGGCCACCCACTGGGAAACCCTTCTGCGTCTACCGGTTAATCAGTGGCCGCCCACCGACCATCTCCTGGCTTCGCTGCTGGATGCCGAACACGAATACCGGCAGGAACGCAAAACGCGAACTGCCATTACCCAGGCTCGTTTTCGGTATCAGGCCAGCCTGGAAGAAGTTATTTACACGCCTGATCGGCAGTTGGACAAAAGTATGGTACTTCGCCTGGGCGACCTCTCTTTTGTACGACGGGGCGAAAACATTCTCATCACCGGTGCCACTGGTTGTGGCAAAAGCTATCTGGCTACATGTCTGGGCTACCAGGCTTGTCAACGAGGGCTGCGGGTGGGCTACTTCTCTATGCCTAAACTTATGGAACGACTGCATCTGGCTCGAGCGGATGGCTCCTATACTCGGGAGCTTGCCCGTCTGGAGCGGTTGCAGTTATTGATCCTGGACGATTGGGGCCTATCGAGTCTAGACATGAATGCCAAACTGGCTTTGCTGCAACTCATTGAAGATCGCCATGGCCGGTCGGCTACGATCATTACCTCGCAGTTACCGGTGTCTAAGTGGTATGAGTACCTAGCTGAACCAACGCTGGCCGATGCAATCTTGGATCGACTCGTGCATCAGGCACACCGCATTGAGTTGCAAGGCGAGTCAATGCGCAGGCGCATCAAAAAAACGAATGATTTAACCGGATCCTGATTATTTTTATGCCCTCTTCGCCCCTTATCCACCGTGGCCCACTTTAGCCGTTTTGGCTGGCACAGTATCTCCGGAATATATAATCCCGCAACAGCGGATAATAATTGCTGGTATCAATGACGGGCACTTCAGCGGGTACGCCCTCGAACAAGCCTTTGGGTAAATCGGGAATATTTTTCAGTGGAATAGTCACCACGATGATCTCACCGTAGTGAGCTGCCTGCTGGGCGGTAACGGGAGTAGCGCCGGTTTTTTGGGCCACCTCACCCAGCGTTTCGGGGCCACGAGAATTGGCAATCGCTACTGAATGGCCGAGGCTGGTAAGCCGAGTGGCAAGGGCGCTACCAATGAAGCCTGCGCCAATGATTCCTATTTTCATTGTTAGTACGACGGACGAGTTATAGATTGGTGCTTCGCCCAGGTGCGGATTTTAACTCCAGGGTACGCCAATTGTTTATCAGCCTAGGCTAGAACTGAACAGTAGCCAGACAACAGGACGCGCGAGGTACGGGATTAGGGTGTTGTCAGATAAGGGAGACTGGCTAACGCAGACGAATCTACTACAGGTTAAATCTAATGATTCTCAAAAAACGCTCCTGTTGGATACACTTACTTTATATATTCCTTTTTACGAAGGTAGACTACTTTAGCGGCTGCTTGACCACCATACGAAGAACAAGCAAACAGCTTTCTTGCTGATTCCGCTCAGTCTGCTAGCAGGATACTACTGCTACTGCTGGGAGCACTTACCCCCTCCCCCCCCACGGCTCACAAGCCTACCCGATTTTTTTGCCACTTGATACTCTCAGCCGAGCCAAAGTAGACGTCTTCGACGATCAATAGATAGGGCTTAACCGGCAACAGGCTATCTAAAGTGGTCTTACAACTCACGGACGAGAACATACTCTTTTTGACAAATAGTGTCTGCTTTTGAGTTTGAAGCATACTGCCTAAGCTCTGGGTTACCAACTACTAACTAAAGTACTAACCAGTGTTCATTAGGTAAAGAAGGCCCCCAACACATCGTTGGGGGCCTTCTTTCTTATGGTTAAACCTGTTTATCCAAACTTTGAGTAGTCGTCTTCCCTAGTCGGCTGACGATATCATGAGCCTTGAGCAAACGGCGCAGCTCTTGGCCCTCAAACGGCTTCTTCGCTAAAGGAGCCAATACGCACCAGTCAAATAAGCCAGCCGCTAGGGGGATGATACCCAGCATACCCCAGCTTGGCTTGTCGGACTTGGCTACACTGCGGGCCACCAAGACGTAGCCGGCCGCAATCCGGGCCGCCCGTCCGGCGGGGCTGGCGATGAAACCTAAAAAATCGTTCATGTTGAGCAAATCAGAAAACTAGTATCTAGGACACATCAACCCCGATAATTGTTTTGGTTGATTTGCTACTGGCTAGCGTAGCGGGCCGTTAGGGGGCAAACATTGCTGCCAGTACTCGACAATGAGCTACTTATTCCTTTCTTATCTGCTCGGTTAAATGCTTCCAATACCGTTTGGGCATGTGCTGCAACTGAAGCCGCAGATTCTTCCGGGCGTCAATCGTTACGCTCTTAAAGTAGCAACGCCAGAGTTCCTGATAAAACTCTTCCCGCTCGTCACTGATCTCGGCCATCAACCCAGAAGTAAACCGTCCACGAGGCTGAAAATCAACCCCTACCGTAGACACCGTTTCTAAATCATAGTAAATTCCGTACTTACGGCGAGCATCGTAGATTAGCCAACGTTGATCGGCATACCGGCTCTCGAAGTGCGCCGAGATGAGGGGCAGCACATCGCATTCCGGTTCAATGATCGCATAATACAACTGGTCCTGGGTTAGCTTGAAACGAACAAACGCCTGCATGCGATGCGCTTCCCGTTTTACCCGCCGGGCCGCCTGCCTGACAGCCCACACCGCCGGATGACCATAGTCTTCTTCCACATTATGCCCGTTCCCGAAGACATGACGTATGAACTGCCACATTACCCGCTCCGGCTCCTCAATATCAGACAGGTACGTTTTGTAGAGCGACATTATCCCCTGGGCTGACAGACGCTTTTGCAAGCCAGCCAGCACCCGCTCCGCTTTCGTTTCGTCCATAACCACGGTAAGCGTAGCCTCGAACAATTTTGCTGTAGACGCTTCCTGGCGGGTAAACAGCACATCCGTCAGCTTGTTGGTATAGGCCTCGAAGACGGCCGTCAGCCAGCCTTCATACGTTCCATCGTACAGTATAGTCGTCATCCGATCAGAATAAGCTTAGCTGCGTGGAGAAGGTGCGCGCATACTTGCTTTTTTGCCGCGCCAGAATCAGTTGTTTAAGCGCAAAAGGCGTGTATTCTTTTCGCAACGAGAAAGCGGTCGTGAACGCCATAAAATACTGAGCCCGGTTGTAGGCGATCCCCATCTGCTTCAGGTGTTCGGGCTGCAGCTTTCTAAAGCGCCGGGCCTCGACAATTTTCTGGGCACTTTGAAAGCCAACACCCGGTATTCGTTTGATCAGTTCAAGGTCGGCCGTATTGATATCAACGGGAAACAGGTCCAGATGCTGCAGCGCCCAACCCAGTTTGGGATCAATATCCAGCGCCAGATTAGGTTGCTCTGATCCAACCAGTTCGTTAAACGCAAACCCATAATAACGCAGTAGCCAGTCTGCCTGATAGAGCCGGTTTTCCCGGATAATGGGGACCGGCGTCCCTACAGCGGGTAGGCGGTTGTCTTGGCTGATGGGGACGTAGCCCGAATAATAGACCCGCTTCAGGTTTAACTGACTGTAAAACTGATGGGTCATTCCCAGAATATCCAGATCGGTTTCTTTGGTAGCTCCGATCACCATCTGCGTACTCTGACCGGCAGGTGCAAAAAGGGGCGCTTTAGGGTTCTGCTTCCGTTCCTGATGATGACCAGCAATCTCGGTTTTTAAGTACGTCATGGGCCGGATGACATCCTGATGGTTTTTGTCCGGAGCAAGTAGTTTTAAACTTTGCTCGGTAGGCATTTCGACATTGACACTCAGACGGTCAGCATACAAACCCGCTTCTTTGATCAATTCTTCACTGGCCCCCGGAATGGCTTTCAGATGGATGTAGCCATTAAAGCGTTGCTCCAGGCGTAACTTTTTAGCAATCCGCACCAGACGTTCCATAGTGTAGTCTGGGCTATCGAAGATCCCCGAGCTCAGAAACAGCCCTTCGATGTAATTTCGACGGTAGAAGTTGATCGTCAGATCAACAACTTCTTCTACTGTAAAGGCAGCCCGCTTGACATCGTTGCTCTTACGGCTCACGCAATAGGCACAGTCAAACACGCAATGATTGGTCAGCAGGATTTTAAGGAGCGATACGCACCGCCCGTCTTCGGTAAAGGCGTGGCAAATGCCGTATCCTTTGGAGTCGCCCAGTCCTTTGTCTTTGTTGGCTCGTTTACTTTGACCGGAGGAACACGACACATCGTATTTTGCCGCATCGGCCAGGATTTGCAATTTCGCCATTATTCGGTCATTGACCATTTCATCAGGTATTTGTTTACCGATAAAAATACGCTTTTTCGTCGGCACAAAGAAGCCGATTACAATCATTCAGAAAACGTTCGCCACTGCAAGTTAATGCTACACGGTTACACTAAACAGAATCAATTAACACAACAGTCTGCAGAGCTAAGCACGCCCTTAATCACGTTGACCGTCTTACTCTGAGTCGGCGTGCTCATCTGCAACAGATACACTCCCGCCCCGAGAGTTGGTACTGAATTAGGAGCGCATCAGGGAACAACGTCATGCTGCTTGATAGGCGCTCTGAGCTTCGGTACTATACGCCAAGAGAACGGTTGAATCAATAGACTGTAGGGCTACCCTACTCCAAGCGATCCGGGAGTTGGAATCTCACAAAAACACTCCAAAGTGAGACGATGGAAAATTTATGCGTCCATTCATTTCTGAATGGACGCATACCTATTAGAAACCACAGCAAGCGGTCAGTTACCTGAGAAATAAGTCGCTTTCAGGTACTCCCCTAGCGAAGTTGGCTGGCGACCTAGTAGACGCTCAACGGTATCGCTCGTCCCGGCCAGCATACCAGCCTGGGCGGCTGCCCCCCACTGGGCTAAGAAGGTGGCGACCATATCAGGAAAGCCAGCGGCCACTTTCTGGGCGACGTAGGGAGCCTCCTCGATGCTTTTATAGGTGATAAGCCGGCCAGCTAACGCGGAAAATTCCCGGGCGATATCGTTAAAAGAATAGGCTTCGCTCCCCGACAGGGTATACTCCTGGTTCTCGTGCCCCTCGCCTGTCAGTAGAGCAGCCGTGGCAGCAGCCAGCTCGGTCCGCTTAACGAAAGCGATCTTGCCGTCTCCTGCCGAGAAACGGATCTCCGTGGCCGGTACCTCACTCCCAATCAGATACCCTAGGCCTTCAAAATAATAGCCGTTTTTAAGAATGGTGTATGTCAGTCCGGACGCTTTGAGATAGGCTTCCGTGGCCAGATCGCTCTCAGTAACCTCGGGCATCACAAAATCGGAGCTGCGCTGGATACTGGTGTAAAACAGGTGCTTCACCCCGACCTCCTTTGCCGCGTCGATAACGTTGCGATGCTGCTGTAGCCGGTCAGTAAAGGCCACGGCCGAAACCAGTAGCAGTTTATCCACACCCCGAAAGGCCTCTACCAGCGCGGGATAGTCAACGTAGTCGGCTTGCCGGACGTCGACACCCTGCTCTATCAGGTCCGTGGCTTTATCGATATCGCGTACAAGAGCGGCAATTTCAGCGGCCGGGGTGGTGGTGAGCAAAAAGTCGATGGTCTGATGACCTAAACCACCAGTGGCTCCAGTTACTAGAATCATATTTAGCAGAAATAAAAACAGTGTATATTTACTTGCAAATTGCAAGTCAAAGGTAATTTAAAATACTTGCAAATTGCAAGTTAAATACAACCTCTTTCTTATGAAAAACTTAAAACAGCGTTCTACTTGCCCTATCAGTACGGCGCTTGACGTGTTAGGGGACAAGTGGAGCCTGCTCATTTTGCGGGATATAGTGTTCGCAGGCAAATCCACGTACGGGCAGTTCCTGCAGTCGGGAGAAAAAATTGCCACCAATGTGCTGGCCGACCGCCTGGCGATGCTGGAGTCGCATGGCCTGCTGGGTAAGACAGTAGCCTCGGATAAAAAATCGAAGTTCACCTACCGGCTGACCGAAAAAGGGGTGGATACGATACCTATTATCGTGGAATTAATTTTGTGGGGAGCCAACCATTGCCCAACTGCCGTCGATCCTGACTTGCTGAAAGAACTTCAGGAAGATAAAATCGCGTCCATTGCCAGGCACCAACGGCTGGCCCGCGAAAAGTCTCTGACTTAACTAAGCCCCAGTGGGCTCAGGTAGATAAAGCAGCCCAAAGCGTAGTTCATGCGGGACTGATTGTTCTCCCCTCTTTACTACTTTATACTGGACAAAATTTAAGAAACGTTTGGCCTCCAAAAGCACCCAATCAACTACTTATAAAGTAGTCTTCTATATCGCTTCCGCTTAAAACGATGAATCTTTCATATATATGCTCCTTTAAGGGAGTGTTAGAAAGAAGGACGTAATATACCCGCAACCCACTGCCAGGCCACTTCCAATCGTTTCATGGTAAGCAGGCCGTGGAAGGTTTGCCCCGTTAATAATTAGTCTTGTTGAGGAATAAATGCTCCCAACCGGGACGAGGGAGTATCTATAGTTCGGGCTTTTCACAAGGCATCAAACTAATGCCAGCTTCGGCTCATTTTTTACCATATGATAAATGGATACCCTGTCAGGTGTACTACCTTTAAATGATGGAAGCACTTATTAATCATATCCTGCAAGTTGGTAACCTGAACAAACAGCAGATCGAGTTTTTGTTGAGCAAGGTTGAACTGCTCGAATTAAAAAAAGACGATTACCTGTCAGAAGCCGGGAAGGTGCCCCGGTATGTGGCGTTCGTCTTGGAAGGCGTATTCCGCTTTTGCTACTATAACAACAGGGGCCAAGAAATCACCAATTATTTTGTGGACGAAGGCAACTTTGTCGTTGATAATCAAAAGTTTGAATCGGAGCTTGTGGCCTCCGAATATGTGCAGGCCGTGACCGACTGCAAGGTGCTGGTTTTCAACAAAAAGAATTGGGACCAGATATCCAACACCATTGTGGGCTGGGACATGATGAAGGCCAACATGGTAAAAAAGTGCCTTACGCTGGCCATGGAACGTCGCAGTCCGCTGGTTTCAGAAGATGCCACCACGCGTTATCTTTCCTTTATCGAGACGTTCCCCGGCCTGATCAACCGCATCCCACTTTCGTACGTAGCCTCCTACCTGGGCATCACTCAACAATCACTGAGCCGTATCCGCCGTACTATTCGTTGACGGCGCTTTTTACCAAATGATAAATGGTTTCTTATTGCCGTTTTCAACCTTTGCTTATTCATTTATAAGCAATAAAGATGAGCAAAAAGATCGTTTTGATAACCGGAACAAACAGTGGTTTTGGCTGGCTTACCGCCCACAGCGTGGCCGCCCTAGGGCATCAGGTATATGCCACGATGCGCGATACCGGGGGCCGTAATGCCGATAAAGCAAAAGCGCTTGCGGCCGTAGCGAACGTGACTGTTTTGGACGTTACCCTGACCGATGAGGAGAGCGTGAAGCAGGCCGTTGACACCATTTTGGCCAAAGAAGGCGCTATTGATGTGCTGGTGAACAACGCCGGTTACAGCATGACCGGCGTGGCCGAGAGCTTTACCACCGCCGATGTGCACACCACGTTTGATATTAACGTGTATGCCCCCTGGCGACTGATCAAGCAGGTGCTCCCCGTCATGCGCAAACAGGCCGACGGACTAATCATTAACGTGACCAGTGGCTTTGGGCGGGTATCGTTCCCGTTTGCTACCATTTATGCGGCCTCTAAATTTGCGCTGGAAGGCATAAGCGAGGGCCTGCATTACGAGGTAAAGCGTTTAGGCATTGACGTGGCCCTTGTGGAGCCGGGTGCTTTCCCGACCGAAATGCAGCAAAAGAATAACCCTGCCTCTGATCAGGGCGTAGTGGAGGGGTACGGCGCCATTGCCGATCTACCCAACAAAATGCTGGCTGCATTGGGCGGAGAGATGCAGACTAAAAACCCAAACCCGCAGGATGTTGCCGATGCCATCGTAAAACTGATTGGCACGCCGAAAGGCACCCGGCCCTTACGCACCGTGGTCGATCCCATCACCGGCCAATACATTGAAGCCGCCAACCAGGCTGTAGCCGAACAATTTGCCAAGGGCTTGACGGTGTTCGGAATGGGTGAGTTGGTGTAAGTAGAATAGATTTTATGGGAACGGCAGTGGCGTAAGCTACTGCCGTTTTTTGTTTGTAGCTGTTAGCGTATTGTCGCTAAGGTTATTGTCACAGCATTTTCCAAAAGCTGGTAAAACTGCCCTCTAATTAGCTTTAATTCAATAAAAATTAACTTTTTATTACCTTTATTTAATATTGGTTTACATAACGCGTATTGTACAAATAAAGACTATGTTTATTTTGTACTATATTTGTCAAGAAAGTCTTCTCTAAACTTGGCTTCAACACAACAAATGCAAGAGCGTAGCAAGCGAGTTATTCTTTTGGTAGACGATGACGAAGATGATCGATTTATCGTAAGTCAGGCATTTAAGCTCCACGCTGCTGACAATGAACTAATAGTAGTGGAAAGTGGTCATCAGTTACTTCGGCTATTAGAGGAGGGGATTCTGCCAACACTTATTTTGCTCGATTTAAACATGCCCATTTTGAGTGGGCTGGAAACGCTCGCGTTGGTCCGCCAGCAACACAGCGCAGCTAACGTACCTGTCATTATTCTGACGACATCGGATCTGGCCGAGGATAAAGCAAAGGCAGCGTCACTGCAGGCCAACGATTTTATCACTAAACCGGCGACCGCCAGCGCCTACAAACTGATTATATACCATTTGCATCAGCGCTGGTTAAACTAGGGAATAATTGTAGTGTAACCGGCATCTGCCGGGTTGCTTTGTTTGCTGATTTTATTTTTTCATCACCTCACTCTGGATCGACTCGCCCACAACCGGTACTCATCGGCTTGATCATACAGGCAAAGTTACGTTGTCATGTTCCGACCTAGCAGAACCGTGACGGTATTGGTGCCCAGATGAAGCGAGCAGGTAAGACAATCAAGAGTTCA encodes:
- a CDS encoding SDR family oxidoreductase; this encodes MSKKIVLITGTNSGFGWLTAHSVAALGHQVYATMRDTGGRNADKAKALAAVANVTVLDVTLTDEESVKQAVDTILAKEGAIDVLVNNAGYSMTGVAESFTTADVHTTFDINVYAPWRLIKQVLPVMRKQADGLIINVTSGFGRVSFPFATIYAASKFALEGISEGLHYEVKRLGIDVALVEPGAFPTEMQQKNNPASDQGVVEGYGAIADLPNKMLAALGGEMQTKNPNPQDVADAIVKLIGTPKGTRPLRTVVDPITGQYIEAANQAVAEQFAKGLTVFGMGELV
- a CDS encoding serine hydrolase, whose translation is MVNSTVGDLLLWDQALYTDKLINDTDRQAIFSGATLASGARTDYGFGWALLDSKPYGRIVNHTGGWAGYISLIERHLDTGMTIIMLQNNATDRIQIPLKVVRKILYHEPLVTEGLKPVSTSASLEKYVGLYSASTIPLKLAVFIRDNSLWAQGQAAGQRPFRLDAYKHHTFKYEAASIRMVFDPEKRTLSFEQGDKVSHIFAKEQ
- a CDS encoding SDR family oxidoreductase, which encodes MILVTGATGGLGHQTIDFLLTTTPAAEIAALVRDIDKATDLIEQGVDVRQADYVDYPALVEAFRGVDKLLLVSAVAFTDRLQQHRNVIDAAKEVGVKHLFYTSIQRSSDFVMPEVTESDLATEAYLKASGLTYTILKNGYYFEGLGYLIGSEVPATEIRFSAGDGKIAFVKRTELAAATAALLTGEGHENQEYTLSGSEAYSFNDIAREFSALAGRLITYKSIEEAPYVAQKVAAGFPDMVATFLAQWGAAAQAGMLAGTSDTVERLLGRQPTSLGEYLKATYFSGN
- a CDS encoding YgaP-like transmembrane domain, translating into MNDFLGFIASPAGRAARIAAGYVLVARSVAKSDKPSWGMLGIIPLAAGLFDWCVLAPLAKKPFEGQELRRLLKAHDIVSRLGKTTTQSLDKQV
- a CDS encoding Crp/Fnr family transcriptional regulator, whose translation is MMEALINHILQVGNLNKQQIEFLLSKVELLELKKDDYLSEAGKVPRYVAFVLEGVFRFCYYNNRGQEITNYFVDEGNFVVDNQKFESELVASEYVQAVTDCKVLVFNKKNWDQISNTIVGWDMMKANMVKKCLTLAMERRSPLVSEDATTRYLSFIETFPGLINRIPLSYVASYLGITQQSLSRIRRTIR
- a CDS encoding TIGR03915 family putative DNA repair protein gives rise to the protein MTTILYDGTYEGWLTAVFEAYTNKLTDVLFTRQEASTAKLFEATLTVVMDETKAERVLAGLQKRLSAQGIMSLYKTYLSDIEEPERVMWQFIRHVFGNGHNVEEDYGHPAVWAVRQAARRVKREAHRMQAFVRFKLTQDQLYYAIIEPECDVLPLISAHFESRYADQRWLIYDARRKYGIYYDLETVSTVGVDFQPRGRFTSGLMAEISDEREEFYQELWRCYFKSVTIDARKNLRLQLQHMPKRYWKHLTEQIRKE
- a CDS encoding putative DNA modification/repair radical SAM protein, yielding MAKLQILADAAKYDVSCSSGQSKRANKDKGLGDSKGYGICHAFTEDGRCVSLLKILLTNHCVFDCAYCVSRKSNDVKRAAFTVEEVVDLTINFYRRNYIEGLFLSSGIFDSPDYTMERLVRIAKKLRLEQRFNGYIHLKAIPGASEELIKEAGLYADRLSVNVEMPTEQSLKLLAPDKNHQDVIRPMTYLKTEIAGHHQERKQNPKAPLFAPAGQSTQMVIGATKETDLDILGMTHQFYSQLNLKRVYYSGYVPISQDNRLPAVGTPVPIIRENRLYQADWLLRYYGFAFNELVGSEQPNLALDIDPKLGWALQHLDLFPVDINTADLELIKRIPGVGFQSAQKIVEARRFRKLQPEHLKQMGIAYNRAQYFMAFTTAFSLRKEYTPFALKQLILARQKSKYARTFSTQLSLF
- a CDS encoding response regulator; this encodes MQERSKRVILLVDDDEDDRFIVSQAFKLHAADNELIVVESGHQLLRLLEEGILPTLILLDLNMPILSGLETLALVRQQHSAANVPVIILTTSDLAEDKAKAASLQANDFITKPATASAYKLIIYHLHQRWLN
- a CDS encoding NADPH-dependent F420 reductase; translation: MADHLEKLGKPVGTPGRIALPVAGDDPMAKQKVMDLVEELGFDAVDNGSLHESWRQQPGTPCYGADLPARELEQKLESLGTTRTEQQHAQFLANHAALQKQMEAQGVKLK
- the istA gene encoding IS21 family transposase: MFQLRRILQLRQQGFSQRRIASALAISRTTVEHYLRIVEAHFSDLAQALSWQDDQLHRLFTHRVPQPEADRLGDLYQRFENYEAQLAKPGVTRHHLWLAYKQANPNAIQYSQFCERYRTWRLNQQTVMHLEHKAGETLFVDYAGKKLALVDPTTGQPQPVELFVAVLACSQLTFAKAVASQRKADFLQALSDALTYFGGVPEAIVPDNLKAAVTKANRYEPDLNESIEDFAAHYSTCIYPARSGKPRDKALVEKTISILYSRVYVPLQEQSFHSLKELNQAIAQQVEVHNRQCFQGKPYSRRQRFETLEEATLMPLPLQPYRSKAFRMAKVHPNCHVLLGEDKHYYSVPYRHVGQSVKLVYTAQTVEIYHDHQRIALHERQPEAYQYTTRREHLPSQQQWLSQWSAEYFIDQASQIGPHTRLAIQELLHTRSYPQQAFRSCAGVLSLVAKVGQQRLEGACERALTYGAVSYKLIRSILERNLDKTTSTEVTHKPLPTHENIRGADVYQ
- a CDS encoding winged helix-turn-helix transcriptional regulator, which gives rise to MKNLKQRSTCPISTALDVLGDKWSLLILRDIVFAGKSTYGQFLQSGEKIATNVLADRLAMLESHGLLGKTVASDKKSKFTYRLTEKGVDTIPIIVELILWGANHCPTAVDPDLLKELQEDKIASIARHQRLAREKSLT
- a CDS encoding NAD(P)-binding domain-containing protein, which codes for MKIGIIGAGFIGSALATRLTSLGHSVAIANSRGPETLGEVAQKTGATPVTAQQAAHYGEIIVVTIPLKNIPDLPKGLFEGVPAEVPVIDTSNYYPLLRDYIFRRYCASQNG
- the istB gene encoding IS21-like element helper ATPase IstB, which gives rise to MNTQATLERMRQLKLQGMATHWETLLRLPVNQWPPTDHLLASLLDAEHEYRQERKTRTAITQARFRYQASLEEVIYTPDRQLDKSMVLRLGDLSFVRRGENILITGATGCGKSYLATCLGYQACQRGLRVGYFSMPKLMERLHLARADGSYTRELARLERLQLLILDDWGLSSLDMNAKLALLQLIEDRHGRSATIITSQLPVSKWYEYLAEPTLADAILDRLVHQAHRIELQGESMRRRIKKTNDLTGS